The following proteins are encoded in a genomic region of Sebastes fasciatus isolate fSebFas1 chromosome 14, fSebFas1.pri, whole genome shotgun sequence:
- the rbm44 gene encoding RNA-binding protein 44 isoform X1, translating into MFHPVWPGWPLSHSYVASEYASVVLVPSHLFTPFHNVVNEQPSPKENRKFLLESSVFDLVDAYKYLALTDPKLLGWYLCLSPEDRKIIQDEGGFHHFLQRHPALRLSRHHVYVNYSFACVLPAQSTMTSSWPTHVSQSTTSGATKSRSEISHTHLDMDMLPNKMSEALTLLGCTRCGDGSQKHPTAFNSPTTQEPNQQKANADSSHLNEQWPSWQMSSSSAAVSTSQTAMTQGQSDNYTYADVSPLQSEWSAFEKDLPPDYYSFNSTQVDGTEYSDGSIIQPVELPQVSSPLDPVEENGSKEGCQDHMVYGTEDTVKDDEDSSSFDQSDVFHSIMENDKSILVCLTSEDVKAFNSEVHSGPAAADSEAPAANSETLKSAQSVIKIITAEKYTSPMPCVTTCDMMVGTELAPSMSAVTQTEDPETADKHVITEVHMADLDYLAEEFIKLKTTQEEWREQKEKMKSLGCKSRKECECIQRAEQAELCLLALQYSMCRQHCWRLYFISAEGGQLTLMPKNPPANIASVLQKLESDFNQMRDKILAGVPLEQLKPLSVDSEKITTGASYIPAQIIGDVLGKVPSCSSREPQKHKASGEENRRPDDQSRNGCQLPQHSQGKEKEKQIKNVNSKARRAVTLVPQDRDAIHNAQKPEEKQTTAAGQELNTSEAWYDAEEDLEPAGAAETGEEPTVIAKAKTDESASDEVKSSVLCVSNLPSNVTESDVMLWFEKYHASEVNISALKNDFRVAIVMISGLQSAEAAVRELHGCCMQGHTLHVKHITRNTGGSQSQSQSQTSASVRGPESSQDANKPQTTKTDSSSTERKLMSQPPLSSSIKTRKVVCISPTAKGTFVPQHYGTMGSFDTLMAELTQRHPDVGRQRIVDALMELKAKHRGVLCGLPLRTIREMTSELLTRPASATQL; encoded by the exons ATGTTTCACCCTGTGTGGCCTGGCTGGCCATTATCACACAGTTACGTGGCTAGTGAGTATGCCAGCGTGGTGTTGGTGCCGTCGCATCTTTTTACTCCTTTTCACAATGTGGTGAATGAACAGCCAAGTCCAA AAGAAAACAGGAAATTCTTGCTGGAAAG CTCTGTATTTGATTTGGTGGATGCTTATAAATACCTCGCCTTAACTGACCCAAAGCTGCTGGGTTGGTATCTCTGTTTGTCTCCAGAGGACAGAAAAATAATACAAG ATGAAGGAGGGTTTCACCACTTCCTGCAAAGACATCCCGCCCTAAGGCTGTCTCGCCATCATGTTTATGTGAACT ATTCCTTTGCATGCGTCTTACCTGCCCAGTCAACCATGACGTCCTCCTGGCCTACGCATGTCTCACA ATCTACAACGTCAGGAGCAACGAAGAGCAGATCtg AAATATCCCATACACATCTGGACATGGACATGCTTCCCAATAAGATGAGCGAGGCTTTAACCCTGCTTGGCTGTACCCGCTGCGGGGATGGATCACAAAAACATCCAACAGCCTTCAACAGCCCCACCACTCAGGAACCGAACCAACAGAAGGCCAACGCA GATTCGTCCCATCTGAACGAACAATGGCCATCATGGCAGATGTCTAGCAGCAGCGCAGCTGTGAGCACGAGCCAGACTGCAATGACACAAGGCCAGAGTGATAACTACACATACGCTGACGTCAGTCCTTTACA GTCAGAATGGTCAGCATTTGAAAAAGACTTGCCTCCTGACTACTACAGCTTTAACAGTACTCAGGTGGACGGTACAGAGTACAGTGACGGGAGCATCATTCAGCCAGTTGAGCTACCACAGGTCAGCTCTCCTCTGGACCCAGTTGAGGAAAATGGCTCAAAGGAAGGGTGTCAGGATCACATGGTGTATGGTACTGAGGACACTGtaaaagatgatgaagatagCTCAAGCTTTGATCAGAGTGACGTCTTCCATAGCATCATGGAGAACGACAAGAGCATACTTGTCTGTCTGACCAGCGAAGATGTGAAAGCATTCAACAGTGAGGTTCACTCAGGTCCAGCCGCCGCTGATAGTGAAGCACCGGCAGCCAACAGTGAGACCTTAAAGTCTGCTCAGTCTGTCATCAAGATTATCACTGCAGAAAAGTACACCTCCCCGATGCCCTGCGTTACTACCTGTGACATGATGGTCGGCACTGAGCTGGCACCGAGCATGTCAGCTGTCACCCAAACTGAGGATCCAGAAACGGCCGACAAGCACGTCATCACTGAAGTCCACATGGCAGACCTGGACTACCTCGCTGAG GAATTTATCAAACTCAAGACGACTCAGGAGGAAtggagagagcagaaagagaaaatgaaaag TTTGGGTTGTAAATCGAGGAAGGAATGTGAGTGTATCCAGCGTGCTGAGCAAGCAGAGCTGTGCCTCCTGGCCCTGCAGTACAGCATGTGCAGACAGCACTGCTGGAGACTCTACTTTATCTCTGCTGAGGGAGGACAGCTCACCCTGAT GCCGAAGAACCCTCCTGCAAACATCGCAAGTGTTCTGCAAAAACTGGAATCTGACTTTAATCAGATGAGGGATAAAATCCTGGCGGGGGTTCCTCTGGAGCAACTCAAGCCTCTGTCTGTTGATTCTGAGAAGATAACCACAGGTGCAAGTTACATCCCTGCACAG ATCATTGGTGATGTGCTGGGAAAAGTTCCATCTTG CAGCTCCCGGGAGCCACAGAAACATAAAGCATCAGGGGAAGAAAATAGACGTCCCGATGATCAAAGCAGAAATGGCTGCCAG CTTCCTCAGCACAGTCAGgggaaggaaaaggaaaaacaaattaagAATGTGAACAGCAAAGCAAGGAGAGCTGTCACTCTGGTCCCGCAGGATAGAGATGCTATCCATAATGCACAAAAGCCAGAAGAAAAGCAGACAA CAGCCGCAGGCCAAGAGCTCAACACAAGCGAGGCGTGGTACGATGCTGAAGAAGACCTGGagcctgctggagctgctgagaCGGGAGAGGAACCAACAGTGATCGCAAAAGCTAAGACCGATG AATCAGCCAGCGACGAGGTCAAGAGTTCAGTCCTCTGTGTTTCCAACCTGCCCAGTAATGTGACAGAG AGTGATGTGATGCTGTGGTTTGAGAAATACCACGCCTCTGAAGTCAACATCTctgctttaaaaaatgatttcag AGTTGCCATAGTGATGATAAGTGGACTCCAGTCTGCCGAGGCTGCAGTGAGAGAGCTGCACGGCTGCTGCATGCAAGGCCATACTTTACATGTGAAGCACATCACCAGAAACACTGGtgggagccagagccagagccagagccagaccTCAGCCTCCGTCAGGGGGCCTGAGTCCTCACAGGATGCCAACAAACCACAAACTACCAAGACTGACTCCAGCAGCACTGAAAGAAAG CTGATGAGCCAGCCACCGCTCAGCTCCAGCATCAAGACCAGGAAGGTGGTCTGCATCTCCCCAACAGCAAAGGGAACCTTTGTGCCCCAACACTACGGCACCATGGGAAGCTTCGATACCCTGATGGCAGAACTGACGCAGCGCCACCCCGACGTCGGAAGGCAGAGGATTGTGGACGCTCTGATGGAGCTGAAGGCCAAGCACCGGGGCGTCCTCTGCGGCCTGCCCCTCAGGACCATCAGGGAGATGACGTCCGAGCTTCTGACCAGGCCAGCGAGTGCCACGCAGTTATGA
- the rbm44 gene encoding RNA-binding protein 44 isoform X2 codes for MFHPVWPGWPLSHSYVASEYASVVLVPSHLFTPFHNVVNEQPSPKENRKFLLESSVFDLVDAYKYLALTDPKLLGWYLCLSPEDRKIIQDEGGFHHFLQRHPALRLSRHHVYVNYSFACVLPAQSTMTSSWPTHVSQSTTSGATKSRSEISHTHLDMDMLPNKMSEALTLLGCTRCGDGSQKHPTAFNSPTTQEPNQQKANADSSHLNEQWPSWQMSSSSAAVSTSQTAMTQGQSDNYTYADVSPLQSEWSAFEKDLPPDYYSFNSTQVDGTEYSDGSIIQPVELPQVSSPLDPVEENGSKEGCQDHMVYGTEDTVKDDEDSSSFDQSDVFHSIMENDKSILVCLTSEDVKAFNSEVHSGPAAADSEAPAANSETLKSAQSVIKIITAEKYTSPMPCVTTCDMMVGTELAPSMSAVTQTEDPETADKHVITEVHMADLDYLAEEFIKLKTTQEEWREQKEKMKSLGCKSRKECECIQRAEQAELCLLALQYSMCRQHCWRLYFISAEGGQLTLMPKNPPANIASVLQKLESDFNQMRDKILAGVPLEQLKPLSVDSEKITTGASYIPAQIIGDVLGKVPSCSREPQKHKASGEENRRPDDQSRNGCQLPQHSQGKEKEKQIKNVNSKARRAVTLVPQDRDAIHNAQKPEEKQTTAAGQELNTSEAWYDAEEDLEPAGAAETGEEPTVIAKAKTDESASDEVKSSVLCVSNLPSNVTESDVMLWFEKYHASEVNISALKNDFRVAIVMISGLQSAEAAVRELHGCCMQGHTLHVKHITRNTGGSQSQSQSQTSASVRGPESSQDANKPQTTKTDSSSTERKLMSQPPLSSSIKTRKVVCISPTAKGTFVPQHYGTMGSFDTLMAELTQRHPDVGRQRIVDALMELKAKHRGVLCGLPLRTIREMTSELLTRPASATQL; via the exons ATGTTTCACCCTGTGTGGCCTGGCTGGCCATTATCACACAGTTACGTGGCTAGTGAGTATGCCAGCGTGGTGTTGGTGCCGTCGCATCTTTTTACTCCTTTTCACAATGTGGTGAATGAACAGCCAAGTCCAA AAGAAAACAGGAAATTCTTGCTGGAAAG CTCTGTATTTGATTTGGTGGATGCTTATAAATACCTCGCCTTAACTGACCCAAAGCTGCTGGGTTGGTATCTCTGTTTGTCTCCAGAGGACAGAAAAATAATACAAG ATGAAGGAGGGTTTCACCACTTCCTGCAAAGACATCCCGCCCTAAGGCTGTCTCGCCATCATGTTTATGTGAACT ATTCCTTTGCATGCGTCTTACCTGCCCAGTCAACCATGACGTCCTCCTGGCCTACGCATGTCTCACA ATCTACAACGTCAGGAGCAACGAAGAGCAGATCtg AAATATCCCATACACATCTGGACATGGACATGCTTCCCAATAAGATGAGCGAGGCTTTAACCCTGCTTGGCTGTACCCGCTGCGGGGATGGATCACAAAAACATCCAACAGCCTTCAACAGCCCCACCACTCAGGAACCGAACCAACAGAAGGCCAACGCA GATTCGTCCCATCTGAACGAACAATGGCCATCATGGCAGATGTCTAGCAGCAGCGCAGCTGTGAGCACGAGCCAGACTGCAATGACACAAGGCCAGAGTGATAACTACACATACGCTGACGTCAGTCCTTTACA GTCAGAATGGTCAGCATTTGAAAAAGACTTGCCTCCTGACTACTACAGCTTTAACAGTACTCAGGTGGACGGTACAGAGTACAGTGACGGGAGCATCATTCAGCCAGTTGAGCTACCACAGGTCAGCTCTCCTCTGGACCCAGTTGAGGAAAATGGCTCAAAGGAAGGGTGTCAGGATCACATGGTGTATGGTACTGAGGACACTGtaaaagatgatgaagatagCTCAAGCTTTGATCAGAGTGACGTCTTCCATAGCATCATGGAGAACGACAAGAGCATACTTGTCTGTCTGACCAGCGAAGATGTGAAAGCATTCAACAGTGAGGTTCACTCAGGTCCAGCCGCCGCTGATAGTGAAGCACCGGCAGCCAACAGTGAGACCTTAAAGTCTGCTCAGTCTGTCATCAAGATTATCACTGCAGAAAAGTACACCTCCCCGATGCCCTGCGTTACTACCTGTGACATGATGGTCGGCACTGAGCTGGCACCGAGCATGTCAGCTGTCACCCAAACTGAGGATCCAGAAACGGCCGACAAGCACGTCATCACTGAAGTCCACATGGCAGACCTGGACTACCTCGCTGAG GAATTTATCAAACTCAAGACGACTCAGGAGGAAtggagagagcagaaagagaaaatgaaaag TTTGGGTTGTAAATCGAGGAAGGAATGTGAGTGTATCCAGCGTGCTGAGCAAGCAGAGCTGTGCCTCCTGGCCCTGCAGTACAGCATGTGCAGACAGCACTGCTGGAGACTCTACTTTATCTCTGCTGAGGGAGGACAGCTCACCCTGAT GCCGAAGAACCCTCCTGCAAACATCGCAAGTGTTCTGCAAAAACTGGAATCTGACTTTAATCAGATGAGGGATAAAATCCTGGCGGGGGTTCCTCTGGAGCAACTCAAGCCTCTGTCTGTTGATTCTGAGAAGATAACCACAGGTGCAAGTTACATCCCTGCACAG ATCATTGGTGATGTGCTGGGAAAAGTTCCATCTTG CTCCCGGGAGCCACAGAAACATAAAGCATCAGGGGAAGAAAATAGACGTCCCGATGATCAAAGCAGAAATGGCTGCCAG CTTCCTCAGCACAGTCAGgggaaggaaaaggaaaaacaaattaagAATGTGAACAGCAAAGCAAGGAGAGCTGTCACTCTGGTCCCGCAGGATAGAGATGCTATCCATAATGCACAAAAGCCAGAAGAAAAGCAGACAA CAGCCGCAGGCCAAGAGCTCAACACAAGCGAGGCGTGGTACGATGCTGAAGAAGACCTGGagcctgctggagctgctgagaCGGGAGAGGAACCAACAGTGATCGCAAAAGCTAAGACCGATG AATCAGCCAGCGACGAGGTCAAGAGTTCAGTCCTCTGTGTTTCCAACCTGCCCAGTAATGTGACAGAG AGTGATGTGATGCTGTGGTTTGAGAAATACCACGCCTCTGAAGTCAACATCTctgctttaaaaaatgatttcag AGTTGCCATAGTGATGATAAGTGGACTCCAGTCTGCCGAGGCTGCAGTGAGAGAGCTGCACGGCTGCTGCATGCAAGGCCATACTTTACATGTGAAGCACATCACCAGAAACACTGGtgggagccagagccagagccagagccagaccTCAGCCTCCGTCAGGGGGCCTGAGTCCTCACAGGATGCCAACAAACCACAAACTACCAAGACTGACTCCAGCAGCACTGAAAGAAAG CTGATGAGCCAGCCACCGCTCAGCTCCAGCATCAAGACCAGGAAGGTGGTCTGCATCTCCCCAACAGCAAAGGGAACCTTTGTGCCCCAACACTACGGCACCATGGGAAGCTTCGATACCCTGATGGCAGAACTGACGCAGCGCCACCCCGACGTCGGAAGGCAGAGGATTGTGGACGCTCTGATGGAGCTGAAGGCCAAGCACCGGGGCGTCCTCTGCGGCCTGCCCCTCAGGACCATCAGGGAGATGACGTCCGAGCTTCTGACCAGGCCAGCGAGTGCCACGCAGTTATGA
- the rbm44 gene encoding RNA-binding protein 44 isoform X3, whose protein sequence is MFHPVWPGWPLSHSYVAKENRKFLLESSVFDLVDAYKYLALTDPKLLGWYLCLSPEDRKIIQDEGGFHHFLQRHPALRLSRHHVYVNYSFACVLPAQSTMTSSWPTHVSQSTTSGATKSRSEISHTHLDMDMLPNKMSEALTLLGCTRCGDGSQKHPTAFNSPTTQEPNQQKANADSSHLNEQWPSWQMSSSSAAVSTSQTAMTQGQSDNYTYADVSPLQSEWSAFEKDLPPDYYSFNSTQVDGTEYSDGSIIQPVELPQVSSPLDPVEENGSKEGCQDHMVYGTEDTVKDDEDSSSFDQSDVFHSIMENDKSILVCLTSEDVKAFNSEVHSGPAAADSEAPAANSETLKSAQSVIKIITAEKYTSPMPCVTTCDMMVGTELAPSMSAVTQTEDPETADKHVITEVHMADLDYLAEEFIKLKTTQEEWREQKEKMKSLGCKSRKECECIQRAEQAELCLLALQYSMCRQHCWRLYFISAEGGQLTLMPKNPPANIASVLQKLESDFNQMRDKILAGVPLEQLKPLSVDSEKITTGASYIPAQIIGDVLGKVPSCSSREPQKHKASGEENRRPDDQSRNGCQLPQHSQGKEKEKQIKNVNSKARRAVTLVPQDRDAIHNAQKPEEKQTTAAGQELNTSEAWYDAEEDLEPAGAAETGEEPTVIAKAKTDESASDEVKSSVLCVSNLPSNVTESDVMLWFEKYHASEVNISALKNDFRVAIVMISGLQSAEAAVRELHGCCMQGHTLHVKHITRNTGGSQSQSQSQTSASVRGPESSQDANKPQTTKTDSSSTERKLMSQPPLSSSIKTRKVVCISPTAKGTFVPQHYGTMGSFDTLMAELTQRHPDVGRQRIVDALMELKAKHRGVLCGLPLRTIREMTSELLTRPASATQL, encoded by the exons ATGTTTCACCCTGTGTGGCCTGGCTGGCCATTATCACACAGTTACGTGGCTA AAGAAAACAGGAAATTCTTGCTGGAAAG CTCTGTATTTGATTTGGTGGATGCTTATAAATACCTCGCCTTAACTGACCCAAAGCTGCTGGGTTGGTATCTCTGTTTGTCTCCAGAGGACAGAAAAATAATACAAG ATGAAGGAGGGTTTCACCACTTCCTGCAAAGACATCCCGCCCTAAGGCTGTCTCGCCATCATGTTTATGTGAACT ATTCCTTTGCATGCGTCTTACCTGCCCAGTCAACCATGACGTCCTCCTGGCCTACGCATGTCTCACA ATCTACAACGTCAGGAGCAACGAAGAGCAGATCtg AAATATCCCATACACATCTGGACATGGACATGCTTCCCAATAAGATGAGCGAGGCTTTAACCCTGCTTGGCTGTACCCGCTGCGGGGATGGATCACAAAAACATCCAACAGCCTTCAACAGCCCCACCACTCAGGAACCGAACCAACAGAAGGCCAACGCA GATTCGTCCCATCTGAACGAACAATGGCCATCATGGCAGATGTCTAGCAGCAGCGCAGCTGTGAGCACGAGCCAGACTGCAATGACACAAGGCCAGAGTGATAACTACACATACGCTGACGTCAGTCCTTTACA GTCAGAATGGTCAGCATTTGAAAAAGACTTGCCTCCTGACTACTACAGCTTTAACAGTACTCAGGTGGACGGTACAGAGTACAGTGACGGGAGCATCATTCAGCCAGTTGAGCTACCACAGGTCAGCTCTCCTCTGGACCCAGTTGAGGAAAATGGCTCAAAGGAAGGGTGTCAGGATCACATGGTGTATGGTACTGAGGACACTGtaaaagatgatgaagatagCTCAAGCTTTGATCAGAGTGACGTCTTCCATAGCATCATGGAGAACGACAAGAGCATACTTGTCTGTCTGACCAGCGAAGATGTGAAAGCATTCAACAGTGAGGTTCACTCAGGTCCAGCCGCCGCTGATAGTGAAGCACCGGCAGCCAACAGTGAGACCTTAAAGTCTGCTCAGTCTGTCATCAAGATTATCACTGCAGAAAAGTACACCTCCCCGATGCCCTGCGTTACTACCTGTGACATGATGGTCGGCACTGAGCTGGCACCGAGCATGTCAGCTGTCACCCAAACTGAGGATCCAGAAACGGCCGACAAGCACGTCATCACTGAAGTCCACATGGCAGACCTGGACTACCTCGCTGAG GAATTTATCAAACTCAAGACGACTCAGGAGGAAtggagagagcagaaagagaaaatgaaaag TTTGGGTTGTAAATCGAGGAAGGAATGTGAGTGTATCCAGCGTGCTGAGCAAGCAGAGCTGTGCCTCCTGGCCCTGCAGTACAGCATGTGCAGACAGCACTGCTGGAGACTCTACTTTATCTCTGCTGAGGGAGGACAGCTCACCCTGAT GCCGAAGAACCCTCCTGCAAACATCGCAAGTGTTCTGCAAAAACTGGAATCTGACTTTAATCAGATGAGGGATAAAATCCTGGCGGGGGTTCCTCTGGAGCAACTCAAGCCTCTGTCTGTTGATTCTGAGAAGATAACCACAGGTGCAAGTTACATCCCTGCACAG ATCATTGGTGATGTGCTGGGAAAAGTTCCATCTTG CAGCTCCCGGGAGCCACAGAAACATAAAGCATCAGGGGAAGAAAATAGACGTCCCGATGATCAAAGCAGAAATGGCTGCCAG CTTCCTCAGCACAGTCAGgggaaggaaaaggaaaaacaaattaagAATGTGAACAGCAAAGCAAGGAGAGCTGTCACTCTGGTCCCGCAGGATAGAGATGCTATCCATAATGCACAAAAGCCAGAAGAAAAGCAGACAA CAGCCGCAGGCCAAGAGCTCAACACAAGCGAGGCGTGGTACGATGCTGAAGAAGACCTGGagcctgctggagctgctgagaCGGGAGAGGAACCAACAGTGATCGCAAAAGCTAAGACCGATG AATCAGCCAGCGACGAGGTCAAGAGTTCAGTCCTCTGTGTTTCCAACCTGCCCAGTAATGTGACAGAG AGTGATGTGATGCTGTGGTTTGAGAAATACCACGCCTCTGAAGTCAACATCTctgctttaaaaaatgatttcag AGTTGCCATAGTGATGATAAGTGGACTCCAGTCTGCCGAGGCTGCAGTGAGAGAGCTGCACGGCTGCTGCATGCAAGGCCATACTTTACATGTGAAGCACATCACCAGAAACACTGGtgggagccagagccagagccagagccagaccTCAGCCTCCGTCAGGGGGCCTGAGTCCTCACAGGATGCCAACAAACCACAAACTACCAAGACTGACTCCAGCAGCACTGAAAGAAAG CTGATGAGCCAGCCACCGCTCAGCTCCAGCATCAAGACCAGGAAGGTGGTCTGCATCTCCCCAACAGCAAAGGGAACCTTTGTGCCCCAACACTACGGCACCATGGGAAGCTTCGATACCCTGATGGCAGAACTGACGCAGCGCCACCCCGACGTCGGAAGGCAGAGGATTGTGGACGCTCTGATGGAGCTGAAGGCCAAGCACCGGGGCGTCCTCTGCGGCCTGCCCCTCAGGACCATCAGGGAGATGACGTCCGAGCTTCTGACCAGGCCAGCGAGTGCCACGCAGTTATGA
- the rbm44 gene encoding RNA-binding protein 44 isoform X4 codes for MTSSWPTHVSQSTTSGATKSRSEISHTHLDMDMLPNKMSEALTLLGCTRCGDGSQKHPTAFNSPTTQEPNQQKANADSSHLNEQWPSWQMSSSSAAVSTSQTAMTQGQSDNYTYADVSPLQSEWSAFEKDLPPDYYSFNSTQVDGTEYSDGSIIQPVELPQVSSPLDPVEENGSKEGCQDHMVYGTEDTVKDDEDSSSFDQSDVFHSIMENDKSILVCLTSEDVKAFNSEVHSGPAAADSEAPAANSETLKSAQSVIKIITAEKYTSPMPCVTTCDMMVGTELAPSMSAVTQTEDPETADKHVITEVHMADLDYLAEEFIKLKTTQEEWREQKEKMKSLGCKSRKECECIQRAEQAELCLLALQYSMCRQHCWRLYFISAEGGQLTLMPKNPPANIASVLQKLESDFNQMRDKILAGVPLEQLKPLSVDSEKITTGASYIPAQIIGDVLGKVPSCSSREPQKHKASGEENRRPDDQSRNGCQLPQHSQGKEKEKQIKNVNSKARRAVTLVPQDRDAIHNAQKPEEKQTTAAGQELNTSEAWYDAEEDLEPAGAAETGEEPTVIAKAKTDESASDEVKSSVLCVSNLPSNVTESDVMLWFEKYHASEVNISALKNDFRVAIVMISGLQSAEAAVRELHGCCMQGHTLHVKHITRNTGGSQSQSQSQTSASVRGPESSQDANKPQTTKTDSSSTERKLMSQPPLSSSIKTRKVVCISPTAKGTFVPQHYGTMGSFDTLMAELTQRHPDVGRQRIVDALMELKAKHRGVLCGLPLRTIREMTSELLTRPASATQL; via the exons ATGACGTCCTCCTGGCCTACGCATGTCTCACA ATCTACAACGTCAGGAGCAACGAAGAGCAGATCtg AAATATCCCATACACATCTGGACATGGACATGCTTCCCAATAAGATGAGCGAGGCTTTAACCCTGCTTGGCTGTACCCGCTGCGGGGATGGATCACAAAAACATCCAACAGCCTTCAACAGCCCCACCACTCAGGAACCGAACCAACAGAAGGCCAACGCA GATTCGTCCCATCTGAACGAACAATGGCCATCATGGCAGATGTCTAGCAGCAGCGCAGCTGTGAGCACGAGCCAGACTGCAATGACACAAGGCCAGAGTGATAACTACACATACGCTGACGTCAGTCCTTTACA GTCAGAATGGTCAGCATTTGAAAAAGACTTGCCTCCTGACTACTACAGCTTTAACAGTACTCAGGTGGACGGTACAGAGTACAGTGACGGGAGCATCATTCAGCCAGTTGAGCTACCACAGGTCAGCTCTCCTCTGGACCCAGTTGAGGAAAATGGCTCAAAGGAAGGGTGTCAGGATCACATGGTGTATGGTACTGAGGACACTGtaaaagatgatgaagatagCTCAAGCTTTGATCAGAGTGACGTCTTCCATAGCATCATGGAGAACGACAAGAGCATACTTGTCTGTCTGACCAGCGAAGATGTGAAAGCATTCAACAGTGAGGTTCACTCAGGTCCAGCCGCCGCTGATAGTGAAGCACCGGCAGCCAACAGTGAGACCTTAAAGTCTGCTCAGTCTGTCATCAAGATTATCACTGCAGAAAAGTACACCTCCCCGATGCCCTGCGTTACTACCTGTGACATGATGGTCGGCACTGAGCTGGCACCGAGCATGTCAGCTGTCACCCAAACTGAGGATCCAGAAACGGCCGACAAGCACGTCATCACTGAAGTCCACATGGCAGACCTGGACTACCTCGCTGAG GAATTTATCAAACTCAAGACGACTCAGGAGGAAtggagagagcagaaagagaaaatgaaaag TTTGGGTTGTAAATCGAGGAAGGAATGTGAGTGTATCCAGCGTGCTGAGCAAGCAGAGCTGTGCCTCCTGGCCCTGCAGTACAGCATGTGCAGACAGCACTGCTGGAGACTCTACTTTATCTCTGCTGAGGGAGGACAGCTCACCCTGAT GCCGAAGAACCCTCCTGCAAACATCGCAAGTGTTCTGCAAAAACTGGAATCTGACTTTAATCAGATGAGGGATAAAATCCTGGCGGGGGTTCCTCTGGAGCAACTCAAGCCTCTGTCTGTTGATTCTGAGAAGATAACCACAGGTGCAAGTTACATCCCTGCACAG ATCATTGGTGATGTGCTGGGAAAAGTTCCATCTTG CAGCTCCCGGGAGCCACAGAAACATAAAGCATCAGGGGAAGAAAATAGACGTCCCGATGATCAAAGCAGAAATGGCTGCCAG CTTCCTCAGCACAGTCAGgggaaggaaaaggaaaaacaaattaagAATGTGAACAGCAAAGCAAGGAGAGCTGTCACTCTGGTCCCGCAGGATAGAGATGCTATCCATAATGCACAAAAGCCAGAAGAAAAGCAGACAA CAGCCGCAGGCCAAGAGCTCAACACAAGCGAGGCGTGGTACGATGCTGAAGAAGACCTGGagcctgctggagctgctgagaCGGGAGAGGAACCAACAGTGATCGCAAAAGCTAAGACCGATG AATCAGCCAGCGACGAGGTCAAGAGTTCAGTCCTCTGTGTTTCCAACCTGCCCAGTAATGTGACAGAG AGTGATGTGATGCTGTGGTTTGAGAAATACCACGCCTCTGAAGTCAACATCTctgctttaaaaaatgatttcag AGTTGCCATAGTGATGATAAGTGGACTCCAGTCTGCCGAGGCTGCAGTGAGAGAGCTGCACGGCTGCTGCATGCAAGGCCATACTTTACATGTGAAGCACATCACCAGAAACACTGGtgggagccagagccagagccagagccagaccTCAGCCTCCGTCAGGGGGCCTGAGTCCTCACAGGATGCCAACAAACCACAAACTACCAAGACTGACTCCAGCAGCACTGAAAGAAAG CTGATGAGCCAGCCACCGCTCAGCTCCAGCATCAAGACCAGGAAGGTGGTCTGCATCTCCCCAACAGCAAAGGGAACCTTTGTGCCCCAACACTACGGCACCATGGGAAGCTTCGATACCCTGATGGCAGAACTGACGCAGCGCCACCCCGACGTCGGAAGGCAGAGGATTGTGGACGCTCTGATGGAGCTGAAGGCCAAGCACCGGGGCGTCCTCTGCGGCCTGCCCCTCAGGACCATCAGGGAGATGACGTCCGAGCTTCTGACCAGGCCAGCGAGTGCCACGCAGTTATGA